The following proteins come from a genomic window of Pirellula staleyi DSM 6068:
- a CDS encoding WYL domain-containing transcriptional regulator: MKKSLSRPKRAVPSEAPQGRSETDRRLRQADRLARILRLLQLLLSRGRWTRKDLALAQECSERTVYRDLQVLELAGIPIQLEPAGLYRIRHDFRFPSLPLSDDEALGQAVASVIAAGPGLDVTAGAAPVTKKIVATAGDELARVMHDAQQLILVLDLKLADHSRHREILRTIQWGLIHRKQLSGSYRSPHEEHAVTLQLHPYRLCLIKQAWYLIAANRDDATPRTYRVARFRTLRQLETSAQVPDGFDLKAYLGNAWSVFRGDTSYKIEVHFAKAAARLVTEGVWHSTQKIQKHPNGTVTLRFTVDGLQEILRWILGWGAHAAVIQPPELRQLVREQLEHTLRIYQP, translated from the coding sequence ATGAAAAAGTCTTTGTCCCGCCCGAAACGAGCAGTCCCCTCCGAAGCACCCCAGGGACGCTCGGAGACCGATCGGCGATTACGACAGGCTGATCGTTTGGCTCGTATCCTGCGACTTTTGCAGCTACTGCTCAGTCGCGGGCGATGGACTCGCAAGGATCTCGCTTTGGCACAAGAGTGTTCGGAGCGAACGGTCTATCGAGATCTTCAAGTGCTCGAACTGGCAGGCATTCCGATCCAGCTTGAGCCAGCCGGTTTGTATCGCATTCGGCATGACTTTCGGTTCCCATCACTTCCGCTGTCAGACGACGAAGCACTTGGACAAGCAGTTGCTTCGGTGATTGCTGCGGGACCAGGGCTCGATGTCACTGCCGGTGCAGCTCCGGTGACGAAGAAGATCGTAGCTACGGCTGGCGACGAACTCGCGCGGGTGATGCACGATGCCCAACAACTGATTCTTGTCCTCGATCTCAAGCTGGCCGATCACTCTCGGCATCGAGAAATTCTCCGAACGATCCAGTGGGGACTCATTCACCGCAAACAATTGTCGGGAAGCTATCGCAGTCCCCACGAAGAACATGCTGTAACACTGCAACTTCATCCCTATCGACTTTGTCTTATCAAGCAGGCGTGGTACTTGATCGCAGCTAATCGGGATGATGCCACACCTCGCACCTATCGAGTAGCTCGGTTTCGGACGCTTCGCCAGCTCGAAACATCGGCCCAAGTTCCCGATGGTTTTGATTTGAAAGCCTATTTGGGAAATGCTTGGAGTGTATTTCGAGGGGATACGTCCTACAAAATCGAAGTTCATTTTGCCAAAGCAGCAGCCCGGCTCGTTACCGAAGGAGTTTGGCACTCGACGCAGAAAATTCAAAAGCATCCCAATGGAACGGTTACGCTTAGATTTACAGTCGACGGACTACAAGAGATCCTTCGCTGGATACTCGGCTGGGGAGCCCACGCAGCGGTGATCCAGCCTCCTGAACTTCGTCAACTGGTGCGCGAGCAGTTAGAGCACACTCTACGCATCTACCAGCCATGA
- a CDS encoding agmatine deiminase family protein — protein sequence MIADRDANLVCVSGYLPTRHPQLFAELSAILRRHGVPLRILAGTRDIWAKDYAPLQVAAERFVQFTYAPDYLQHHPELRTEFDSERELPECLSLQQSPVIIDGGNVVSSGLKAILTDKIYRENQNWNRDALRNYLRTILELDQLIIVPKEPYDPIGHADGMVRFIDRDHVLMADYAGIDQPFEQRLLKVLERHQLQVTKLPALHVQEATRGIPSAVGCYINFLVTSQVLVAPVFDHALDTVAFTTLQQVFPDLPIAPLCCTELAREGGVLNCIAASYRV from the coding sequence ATGATCGCCGACCGAGATGCCAATCTGGTGTGTGTTTCCGGTTATCTACCCACACGCCATCCGCAGCTCTTCGCAGAGTTGTCGGCGATCCTCAGGCGTCATGGCGTGCCTCTGCGAATACTCGCCGGCACGAGAGACATTTGGGCCAAGGACTACGCTCCCCTGCAAGTCGCAGCTGAGCGATTTGTGCAGTTCACCTATGCCCCCGATTATCTTCAACACCATCCGGAGCTTCGTACCGAATTTGATTCTGAGCGAGAACTTCCCGAATGTCTTTCGCTTCAACAGTCCCCCGTCATCATCGATGGTGGGAATGTGGTTAGTTCAGGTTTGAAAGCAATTCTTACGGACAAGATTTATCGTGAGAATCAAAATTGGAATCGAGATGCACTTCGAAACTATCTTCGAACAATCTTGGAGCTCGACCAGCTTATCATCGTTCCCAAAGAACCCTACGATCCGATTGGTCACGCGGATGGCATGGTCCGATTCATCGATCGCGATCACGTGCTGATGGCAGACTATGCTGGCATCGACCAACCTTTCGAGCAGAGACTGCTCAAGGTTTTGGAGCGACATCAACTACAGGTCACCAAGCTCCCAGCGTTGCATGTTCAGGAAGCCACAAGAGGCATTCCTTCGGCTGTCGGCTGCTATATCAACTTCCTGGTGACATCGCAGGTGCTCGTGGCTCCTGTGTTTGACCATGCGCTAGATACGGTCGCATTCACGACCCTGCAGCAGGTTTTTCCCGACCTGCCAATCGCTCCCCTCTGCTGCACCGAGCTCGCCCGCGAAGGTGGTGTTTTGAACTGCATCGCGGCATCTTATCGCGTCTGA
- a CDS encoding DNA adenine methylase: MGKPMDNELNEQDLSGSGMIAQTTTSTFNGKGPDAPVAWYGGKYYLARWIIELLPDHRVYVEPYGGMANVLLKKHPSEVEIFNDLDGRVVNLFRVLRDQDKFEELKRLAELTPYSRQQFAELCEIPEPTDPVEKAYWFFVRCRQARGGIGMSNITANAWATSTRTRRGMPEPISKYLSALDGLSDVADRFRRVMVESLPAIELIKKYDGPEVLFYCDPPYLSSTRHDGKAATYHVEMTDADHEALLLQLQKCVGKVVLSGYPSPLYDRLLSNWRRVERPMKVQFSNSGADRVEVLWIG; the protein is encoded by the coding sequence ATGGGCAAACCAATGGACAATGAATTGAACGAACAGGATTTGAGCGGCAGCGGAATGATAGCTCAAACTACAACTAGCACATTCAATGGCAAGGGCCCAGATGCTCCCGTGGCTTGGTATGGCGGCAAGTACTATCTCGCCCGCTGGATCATCGAACTCCTGCCCGATCATCGTGTCTACGTCGAACCGTATGGCGGCATGGCCAATGTGTTGCTCAAGAAACACCCCAGTGAGGTCGAGATTTTCAACGATCTGGATGGTCGCGTGGTCAACTTGTTCCGTGTACTAAGGGATCAAGATAAGTTTGAAGAACTGAAGCGACTTGCAGAACTCACCCCCTATAGCCGTCAGCAGTTCGCGGAATTGTGCGAGATACCTGAGCCGACTGATCCGGTTGAGAAGGCGTATTGGTTTTTCGTCCGCTGCCGACAGGCTCGGGGCGGCATCGGCATGTCGAATATCACTGCCAATGCTTGGGCGACGAGTACCCGAACCAGGCGTGGCATGCCGGAGCCAATTTCAAAATACCTCTCTGCATTGGATGGACTCTCCGACGTTGCGGATCGGTTCCGCCGAGTCATGGTGGAATCGCTCCCTGCCATCGAGCTCATCAAAAAATACGATGGTCCAGAAGTGCTGTTCTATTGTGATCCTCCCTATCTCAGTTCAACTCGACACGATGGCAAAGCAGCAACCTACCACGTGGAGATGACCGATGCCGATCACGAAGCACTCCTGCTTCAACTTCAGAAGTGTGTCGGCAAGGTCGTACTCAGTGGCTATCCGTCACCACTCTACGACCGACTACTGAGCAATTGGCGACGCGTCGAACGGCCAATGAAGGTCCAGTTTTCAAATTCTGGTGCCGATCGTGTGGAAGTTCTTTGGATTGGGTAG